From Arvicanthis niloticus isolate mArvNil1 chromosome 22, mArvNil1.pat.X, whole genome shotgun sequence, the proteins below share one genomic window:
- the Tmt1b gene encoding thiol S-methyltransferase TMT1B, whose translation MDVLVPFLQLLVLLLTLPLHLLALLGFWQPICKTYFPYLMATLTARSYKKIEGKKRELFSQIKDLKGTSGNVALLELGCGTGANFQFYPAGCKVTCVDPNPNFEKFLTKSMAENRHLQYERFIVAYGENMKQLADNSMDVVVCTLVLCSVQSPKKVLQEVQRVLRPGGLLFFWEHVAEPQGSKAFLWQRVLEPTWKHIGDGCHLTRETWKDIEKAQFSEVQLEWQPPPFKWLPVGPHIMGKAVK comes from the exons ATGGATGTCCTGGTTCCATTTCTGCAGCTGCTGGTACTACTCCTGACTCTACCTCTGCACCTACTGGCTCTGCTGGGCTTCTGGCAACCTATATGCAAAACCTATTTCCCCTACTTAATGGCCACACTAACAGCCAGGTCCTACAAAAAGATAGAAGGCAAGAAACGGGAACTATTTAGTCAGATAAAAGATCTTAAGGGGACTTCTGGCAACGTGGCCCTGCTGGAGCTGGGCTGTGGCACTGGTGCCAACTTCCAGTTCTACCCAGCCGGCTGCAAGGTCACCTGTGTGGACCCAAACCCCAACTTTGAGAAGTTCCTGACAAAGAGCATGGCTGAGAACAGGCACCTCCAATACGAGCGCTTCATCGTGGCTTATGGAGAGAACATGAAACAACTGGCTGACAACTCCATGGATGTGGTGGTCTGTACCCTGGTGTTATGTTCTGTGCAGAGCCCCAAAAAGGTCCTACAGGAAGTCCAAAGAGTCCTGAGGCCG ggAGGCCTGCTGTTCTTCTGGGAGCATGTGGCTGAGCCTCAGGGAAGCAAGGCCTTCCTGTGGCAGCGAGTTTTAGAGCCTACCTGGAAACACATCGGAGATGGCTGCCACCTCACCAGAGAGACCTGGAAAGACATTGAGAAGGCACAGTTCTCTGAAGTCCAACTGGAATGGCAGCCCCCTCCTTTCAAATGGTTGCCTGTTGGGCCCCACATCATGGGAAAAGCTGTGAAATAA